The bacterium genome includes the window TTGAGCCGACCAGCACCCAGCTAAGGATACTTTACCGGATGAGGGATGGTAGGTTGGAGGAGAAAAAACCTCAACCTTTAAGCCTGTATCCAGGGATATGTGCTCGATTGAAGATAATGACTAACATCCCGGCTACCGGAAAAGAAAGCAATATCCTCACCAGAATTGGCGATAAAGAGGTGTATCTCCATACCTCTGTTTTATCCAGTATCAACGGTGATTGCTGGACAATCAAAATATTAGAAAGACAAAAACAAATCTTTAAATTGGAGGAATTAGGGTTTCAAAATGAGTTGATAGAGCAAATAAGAACAATAATTAATCAGCCTTCGGGCGTAATTATCGTTACCGGACCACCAGGGAGTGGTCGGACAGCAACCTGCTATTCACTTTTATCCGAGGTCAGAAATAAGCGTGTGGTAACTATTGAGGAGGCAACCTCTTATCAAAACGATGAATTTATCCAGCTCGAATCAAAGGCAGATTCAGGGCTAAAATCTGCCATTTCTTCTGGGGCTGATATAATAATGCTCGAAGATATGAGCCAGGAGTATGTCCTGAAACAGTGTTTCGATACTGCCTTAGCCGGGAAATTGATATTAGGTCAGATGTATCACCCATCTTGCTTTGACACCCTTGAGCAGTTAATCAAGGAGTTAGGTTCGACACTACTTGCAAATACCCTTTTAATGCTCATTGCCCGGAAAAAGGTTGTCGGGGCTGGAAAAGGTGTTAACTACCTCTATGAGGTGTTAATCTTTAATGAGCGGCTTAAAACCTTCCTGCGAGAGGGAGATTTAAAGAAGGTAAAAGAGGATGCAGAAAAGAGTGGATTTCGTTCCCTATCATCTCTCCTTAAAGAAAAAATGTCCGCAGGAACGATTAGTTTGAAGGAGGTGTTCTAAAATGAATCTGAAAGAATTACTTATGTTATGTAAAGAGAGGAATGCATCGGACCTTCATCTATCTTCAGATGCCCCGCCACTAATTCGGGTTGTTGGAAAATTAGAGAAGGTAAGTGATGAAAAGATAACTAAAGAAGAGATTCGCCAGACAATTTATTCTCTCCTTTCCGAGAGCCAAAAAGTTAGATTTGACAAAGAGCTGGAACTCGATTTTTCCATTGAATACCCTGAAATAGGTCGATTTCGAGTCAATGCCTATTCTCAAAGAAGAGGCGACTCATTGGCATTTAGACTTATTCCTACTAAGATTAAATCTATTCGGGAATTAGGATTACCTTTAGTATTAGAGAATTTTGCTCACGAGTCAAGAGGTCTAGTCCTGGTTACTGGAGTTACTGGTTGTGGCAAAAGCACGACATTAGCCGCGATGATTGACCTTATCAATCAGAAGAGAACTGAACATATCATTACTATTGAGGACCCGATAGAATATGTCTATGAGAATAAGAATTGTTTAATTGACCAACGAGAGATAGGCACAAATACCGGCTCTTTTTATGGGGCACTTAAAAATGCTTTAAGAGAGGACCCTGATGTTATCTTAGTTGGTGAGATGCGTGATTTGGAGACAATAGCTATGACCATAACCGCGGCGGAAACAGGTCATCTGGTCTTTGCGACATTACATACGGTTAACGCACCGCAGACTATAAATCGAATAATAGATGTTTTCCCTGCGGCACAACAAGACCAAATTAGAACACAATTATCCGAGGTCCTTTTAAGTGTCGTCTCGCAAACACTTATTCCAACCATTGATGAAAAAGAAAGGGTTTGTGCCGCTGAGGTAATGGTTACTACCTCGGCAATAAAAAATATGATTCGTGAAAGCAAAGTATTTCAAATACCTTCACTTATTCAGACAGGAAGAAAAGATGGTATGCAAACGATGGACCAGGCATTAGAGGCATTGGTTAATGAAACCAAAATCACTAAACAAGAAGCCATAAAACGCGCCTTTAACAAAAATATTTTTGATAGATATGGGTATGAATCAAGGTAAGAAGATACAGGTGGTAATTTACCGCAGAGACGCAGAGGAACAGAGAAGACATATAGAAATATTAACCAAAAGTTCACATTAGTATTGTTGAGGGTTGATGGTTGATGGTTGATAGTCTATGAAACTATCAACCATCAACCATCAACTATAAACTATCAACTATAAACTATAAACTATCAACTATCAACCATCAACCCTGTTGCTATATCTGTTCTATGAGAAATTTTCGTTAATAACTACTATAGAAATAAAAAGGAAAAAATAGTTAGCTGAAAAGGCTAATAAAATCAAGGGTAAGTTTTATCCGAGAGTGTTCGTAAGTAAAAAAGGAGGTGGGAAATATGAATAAGAAAGTACTTTTAACTGATGATGATGAAGTTATCCTCAAAATAGGGAAATTTAACCTGGAAAAGGCAGGTTATGAAGTTTTTACTGCCAGTAATGGACAGGATGCAGTAGAAAGAAGTAGAGACATTAAGCCAGATTTAATTATCCTGGATATAATGATGCCGATAATGGATGGCTACACCGCCTTGTTAAAGTTAAAGGGATACGAAGAGACCCGGGATATTCCGATAGTCATCCTTACTGCTCAAGAAGGGGATGTGTATAAAAAGATAAGTGGGGAAATGGGTGCCATAGAACATTTGAATAAACCATTCAATCCGAATGAC containing:
- a CDS encoding ATPase, T2SS/T4P/T4SS family, with amino-acid sequence MPVVTTEKIDLGRLLVDYKLMTQEQLKEAEKVVAEKNRDIREVLRELNYVNEGGINYVLSSYLDLPYVHISPQIVDPAVVKSIPREILERYRMVPIVCLDHEIELVMADPTDVEAIKEAEGITQCSAKISIGLADEILEVIDQIFGKELTQIPKPPEEILADTSGVAFVYHHLTEAVTEGVSELYIEPTSTQLRILYRMRDGRLEEKKPQPLSLYPGICARLKIMTNIPATGKESNILTRIGDKEVYLHTSVLSSINGDCWTIKILERQKQIFKLEELGFQNELIEQIRTIINQPSGVIIVTGPPGSGRTATCYSLLSEVRNKRVVTIEEATSYQNDEFIQLESKADSGLKSAISSGADIIMLEDMSQEYVLKQCFDTALAGKLILGQMYHPSCFDTLEQLIKELGSTLLANTLLMLIARKKVVGAGKGVNYLYEVLIFNERLKTFLREGDLKKVKEDAEKSGFRSLSSLLKEKMSAGTISLKEVF
- a CDS encoding type IV pilus twitching motility protein PilT, producing MNLKELLMLCKERNASDLHLSSDAPPLIRVVGKLEKVSDEKITKEEIRQTIYSLLSESQKVRFDKELELDFSIEYPEIGRFRVNAYSQRRGDSLAFRLIPTKIKSIRELGLPLVLENFAHESRGLVLVTGVTGCGKSTTLAAMIDLINQKRTEHIITIEDPIEYVYENKNCLIDQREIGTNTGSFYGALKNALREDPDVILVGEMRDLETIAMTITAAETGHLVFATLHTVNAPQTINRIIDVFPAAQQDQIRTQLSEVLLSVVSQTLIPTIDEKERVCAAEVMVTTSAIKNMIRESKVFQIPSLIQTGRKDGMQTMDQALEALVNETKITKQEAIKRAFNKNIFDRYGYESR
- a CDS encoding response regulator; the encoded protein is MNKKVLLTDDDEVILKIGKFNLEKAGYEVFTASNGQDAVERSRDIKPDLIILDIMMPIMDGYTALLKLKGYEETRDIPIVILTAQEGDVYKKISGEMGAIEHLNKPFNPNDLVEKVNSILK